In one window of Zingiber officinale cultivar Zhangliang chromosome 11A, Zo_v1.1, whole genome shotgun sequence DNA:
- the LOC122032686 gene encoding uncharacterized protein LOC122032686: MLATMEGRMNGGCQHNFGEISEEELAVLPRHTKVIVTGNNRTKSVLVGLQGVVKKAVGLGGWHWLVLTNGIEVKLQRNALSVIEAPTGNEEDNEVDCNNTHCNGSASGSIQLQKTQSFRSRHHKGSSDKSWSRSHSCDSQSKGSVSSSTISTKVDLSKLETTALQRYYRYFNLMDDNPNPSKEQLIEVVQRHFVSQQLDEVQVIAGFMQAAKRLKTVCS, translated from the exons ATGCTGGCGACCATGGAGGGCAGGATGAATGGTGGATGCCAGCATAATTTCGGGGAGATCAGTGAGGAGGAGCTGGCCGTGCTCCCTCGGCACACCAAGGTCATCGTCACCGGCAACAACCGGACCAAATCGGTTCTCGTCGGTCTCCAGGGGGTCGTCAAGAAGGCTGTGGGCCTTGGAGGTTGGCATTGGCTG GTTTTGACAAATGGGATTGAAGTGAAGCTGCAACGTAATGCACTTAGTGTTATTGAAGCCCCTACAGGCAATGAGGAAGACAATGAAGTTGACTGTAACAATACACACTGTAATGGATCAG ctTCTGGCTCTATACAATTACAAAAAACTCAAAGCTTTAGGAGCAGGCACCATAAAGGATCTTCTGATAAATCCTGGAGCAGGTCTCACTCTTGTGATTCCCAGTCCAAGGGATCTGTTTCCTCATCCACGATTAGCACA AAAGTTGACCTGAGCAAGTTAGAAACAACAGCACTGCAGAGATATTATAGATACTTTAATCTA ATGGATGATAATCCTAATCCCTCCAAAGAGCAGTTGATTGAAGTTGTTCAAAGGCATTTTGTGTCGCAG CAATTGGATGAAGTGCAGGTAATTGCTGGGTTCATGCAAGCCGCAAAGAGGCTAAAGACCGTCTGCAGTTGA